TGTTCGAGGTCTTCTGCTGCTCAAaagtttttttctgttttaattaattccTTGCACCAATACTGATAAATTCTGATTCAATTGAAGAACCAAAATAAATTAGTTAATTAGTTGATTTCACCTCTGGTCGAGTTAAgtggagaagaagaaggagaagataaggaaacagaatatgaatcgggttatatatatttaggttGAGTTTAAAACAGATAAATAGAATCAGACGAGTGGTTAAGGGGATGTtgcgggtgaacgagaggtcttgggttcgaacccgggcatggGCAGTTATATTTTTTGGAACTTTTTCATTGGGAGGTAGttttctcatttttatttattattattattattattattattattattattgttattattattattattattattaatattattattattattattattattattattattattattattattattattattattattattattattattattattattattattattattattattattattatgatttttgttattgttgttattattattattgttattataagtgttataataattattattagtatcataataagtgttataacaattattattattactattactattattattattattattattattattattattattattattattattattattattattattattattattattattattataagtattattaatgttattatcattgttaattaatcattttagtactactattattattatgattatgattaggactattattattgttattataaaaataatacaagttataattattttcactaatattagtattaatatcattttgtaattattagtattactattattattattattattaacataagaaccatttttaataatatcattattattattagtattaccattatcactaatatcattagtagtaaaattattataattattattattatcagtattagtattattagtaataccattattactaaaaaaacaatattatttttaaacctatcattttttttttgttaaaactaatagtatcattaaaaataacatctttactatcattattattattattagtaatattatcaatattattaaaattattatgattatgaaaataaaggttttgaagatattgttaaggttataagtataaaaataaagattacatatacacaaatatatttaaattacataacttaactatattaaaatttctatatataaaaatgaaaatatataaataaataatgaaacttataaattactaaatataacaaatacatcattaataataatatatagaattattcgattacaagtatatgtattaatatatatacaaatgatataggttcgtgaatccgaggccaaccctgcattgtttagttattcaatgtcgtcatatgtattcttactacaaaatacagtattgtgagtttcatttgctccctttttaaatgcttttgcaatatatatttttgggactgagaatacatgcgctgcttttataaatgttttatgaaatagacacaagtaatcgaaaattacattctatgattggattatcgaatttggatatgcccctttttagcttggtagcctaagaattggtgtttattataattgccaccaattgacgcgaatcctaaagatagatgtatggaccttgacaagtcccattcgggttacgaatgctttagtacttcgatatcatatccgatgagagtcccgaaatgatggggatattctatatgcatcctgttagttcggttatcaagcgttcaccatacgaatgatttttatctctatgcagtttgcgaaatgcctgatatgagatgtatatttatgagaaatgaaaaatgaaaatcttgtggtctattaaaattatggaaatgatcgattatgataaactaatgaactcaccaaccttttggttgacacttgaaaacatgtttattctcaggtatgaaagaaatcttccgctgtgcatttgctcattttagaaatattacttggagtcattcatgacatatttcaaaagacgttgcattcgagtcgttgagttcatcaagattattactaagtcaattatagctggatatattatgaaatggtatgcatgccgtcaactttcgataaaatgaaagtttgtcttaaaaaaaacgaatgcaatgtttgtaaaatgtatcatatagaggtcaatacctcgcaatgtaatcatatgttatcgtattcgtccttatggattaggacgggtcacttcatttATCACTAACCGAATCATTCTTATTGATGTCCAAGTGATATAAACGATTGAAATGAGTCGACAGAACTTCGTTACCACACTACAAATCATGCCAAAAACGAACGTTCCTTCCGTTGCCAATCTTCATGTGAAACTCATTTAATGGAGGTAACCCATCCGTGATAACTTTACAAGCAGTGGCTACAATATTGGACCAAATAGTGGGACTAGTGCATGATACTTTCTCAAAACTATTGTCATGTATTGATTTTATGATAGACACCCAAAAATCGCTTGGGTTAACTAGATATCGCCATCTCCATTTTAAAATTAACACGAGATTAAAAGCTTTGAGGCCTATGTTAAGTCCACTGTGGTCAAAAGAAGAGAGTAAGGAgtcccatttaacccaagccatCTTTCTAATCGAGCCACTACTGCCCTAAGAAAATCTTGATCGAATAGATTCAAGTAGTTTCAAAATTGTTACTGGGTACTTGAATAACGACATAACATAAATATCAAGACTCCCCATGACCGATTTCACTAAAGTCAATCTACCACCTGATGAGAGTAGATTAGCCTTCCATGACGATAATTCAGATTGAAACGTCTCGACTAAAAAATCCCAACTAGACACACGATTCATGTTAGCCCTAATAGGAACACCTAAGTACTTAGTAGGAAACGTGCCCACCCGAGTACCTGTTGCAGCCGCGAATGAATCAACTTCAGAAGAATAGCTGACCCCGATACCGAAAATATGGTATTTCGTCATATTAATTCGTAACCCTGAAACAAGATAAAACACCTCAAGAATTAACATGATATAATTCAACTCTTGCCAACCCCATTCTGATGATAAAATGATAACGTTGTCTACATATAAAAAGTGAGATACATGAATCTGATCCGATTCGGCTTTAACACCATGGATAATTCTTGACTCCATAGCACTATGAAAAGCCAAGTGGAGACCTTCCATGACAATTAAGAACAAAAAAGGACTTAACGGGTCACCATGTCGTAAGCCTCTCTTAATGGAAAATTCACTAGTCGGGCTACAATGACAGAAGTTCTAGCTGATTTTAAACAACCTAGAATCTATCCACACCAAGTGTTATCGAATCGCAACGACGACAACATAAACAATAAATAATCCCAATGAACCGAATAATATGCTTTCTCAAAGTCCAACTTAAAAAGAAGCAGTTTTTTATTACATTTCTTGTACCATG
This genomic stretch from Rutidosis leptorrhynchoides isolate AG116_Rl617_1_P2 chromosome 11, CSIRO_AGI_Rlap_v1, whole genome shotgun sequence harbors:
- the LOC139875176 gene encoding uncharacterized protein encodes the protein MEGLHLAFHSAMESRIIHGVKAESDQIHVSHFLYVDNVIILSSEWGWQELNYIMLILEVFYLVSGLRINMTKYHIFGIGVSYSSEVDSFAAATGTRVGTFPTKYLGVPIRANMNRVSSWDFLVETFQSELSSWKANLLSSGGRLTLVKSVMGSLDIYVMSLFKYPVTILKLLESIRSRFS